One part of the Mesotoga infera genome encodes these proteins:
- a CDS encoding HU family DNA-binding protein, translating to MNKKELIAEIAEKTGVTKKDAGKTLDTVIEIIEKTLSKGDVVRLVGFGTFMVASRKARKGVNPRTKKPITIPGGKVPKFVPGKELKEKVK from the coding sequence ATGAACAAAAAAGAACTCATCGCTGAAATCGCTGAGAAAACGGGTGTTACTAAGAAAGATGCTGGAAAGACCCTTGACACAGTGATCGAGATCATCGAGAAGACACTGTCTAAAGGTGATGTTGTAAGACTCGTTGGTTTTGGCACATTTATGGTAGCTTCAAGGAAGGCCAGAAAGGGTGTCAATCCGAGAACCAAGAAGCCCATCACGATACCGGGCGGAAAAGTTCCTAAATTCGTACCTGGAAAGGAACTGAAGGAAAAGGTAAAATAG